Genomic segment of Pseudomonas sp. CCI4.2:
ATCGTCCGAGTGAATACGACGTTTTGCGGCTGGGTAGGTTTTAGCCAGGACGAATTGCTCGGGCGACGGTTTCAAGAGCTGTTGAGCATGGGCGGGCGGATTTTTCACCAAACCCATTGGGCGCCGCTGTTGCAAATGCAGGGCTCGGTGGCCGAGGTCAAACTGGACCTGGTTCATAAAAGCGGCCACTCGATTCCCATGATGCTCAATGCGCTGCGCCGGCAACATCTCGAAGGGATCTTTCACGAGCTGGCGATATTTGTGGCAGAAGACCGCAACCGGTACGAGCGCGAATTGCTCGCTGCGCGCAAGCTGGCCGAAGAGCGCTTGCTGCAACAGCTTGAGGCGCAGCAGGCGCTTTCGGTGGCGCAAAAACGCCTGCGGCTGGCGCATGCCGACGCGGAGATTCGCGCGACCTTTGCCGAGCAGATGGTGGGGATTGTCAGTCACGACCTGCGCAATCCGCTGACCGCGATAAAAATGGCCGCCGGCTTACTGGAGTGCAATGAAGGCGACGAAAAACGCATACGCCTTCTCGGCCATATCAACCAATCTGCCGACCGTGCACAACGCTTGATTGCTGACCTGTTGGACTTCACCCAAGCACGGGTTGGGCGCGGGATTGTGGTCAAACCGCAGGTGATCGACCTGCACGCCGTGGTTGCCAGTTGCGTAGAGGAACTAGCGATCGCCTTTCCTCAGCGCGTGTTGAGCCATCAGCACGACGGCCAAGGGCCCTGTGTCGCTGACGGTGATCGCTTGTATCAAGCCATTGGCAATCTGGTGGCCAATGCCATGACCTATGGCGACGCTGATGGGATTGTTGCGATTACCTCTACCGTAGAAACCGATCGATTGCTTATTACCGTGCATAACCGGGGGGCGCCGATCCCGCCGCGCCTGCTCGGCAATTTGTTTGAACCGATGATTCGCGGCACTAATGGCGGCGACGACGTGCGCAGCGTGGGTCTCGGATTGTTCATCGTTCGTGAGATTGCCCGTGCCCACCAGGGCGATGTCCGCGTGGTCTCAACCCTGGAAGCGGGCACGACCTTTACGATCAACCTCCCGCAAGCGCCCGCTTGAGTGGGTGTTACAGACCCTGAATACGCTGGACTGTTCTGGGTGGATGGCCGAATGCACGAATGAAGGCCCGGCGCATGCGTTCCGGGTCGCCGAATCCGCTGTCTTGAGCGACCACATCAATGGCATGCCGACCGCCTTCGATCATCAGTCGCGCCGACTCAACCCGCAGGCGCTCAATGGCCTTGGCCGGCGATTGCCCAGTCTCGGCTTGAAACACCCGGCTGAAATGCCGCGGACTCAGGTGCGCGGCGCCGGCCAATTCCTCCACCGATAATTCTGATTTCAAGTTCTGCTTGGCATAAACCAATGCCGTCTGAATGCGATCGGACTTGGGTTCCAGATCGAGCATGACCGAGAACTGTGATTGCCCGCCCGCCCGGCGATGGTAAACCACCAGGTTTCTCGCGATGGCGCGGGCCGTCTGGGCACCCAAATCGCTCTCCACCATGGCCAAGGCCAGATCAACCCCGGCGCTCGCGCCCGCCGAGGTCCAGATCGGACCGTCAACGATGAAAATACGGTCCTCTTCCATTTTTACGTTCGGGTAGGCCTGTTGCAGCGCCCGCGCATGAAACCAATGCGTGGTGGCGCGGCGTCCGTCGAGCAAACCGGCTTCGGCTAAAACGAATGCCCCGGTACACACCGCGCTCATGCGGCGGGTGTGCGGGCCCGCCTCGCGCAGGTAGTCGATCACCCGTGCTGAAACCGGTGCGGCAACGTTGTCGCCCAGTACGATCAGCGTGTCGAAGCGCTTTTCGTCGAAGGCTTGGGAATCCACGCCATACCCGGACGACGTGGGCACGGGGCCGCCGTTTTCCGACAGCAGCGTGACCTCGTAGGTCGGCTCGCCCGTCGCGATGTTGGCGAACTCGAACACAGTGGCGACCGATAATCCCAGCGCCTGAAAGCCGGGATAAAGAATGATGCCGATGCGTTGGCCGTGTGACGTTTCCATGGGTGTTCCTCGCGTAGCGCTATGGCCTAATTAGAGGGTTATACGACATTGAGGCCGCTATGTTACACGCCTATTCTCTGCCCCATAGCGCCGGCAACCAGCGGGTGGCAAAAAAGGAACAGGCATGACGACTCAACCGAATCATTCGAAAAAAGGCACCGCTCTGATTACCGGCGCATCCACCGGGATTGGGGCGATTTACGCTGATCGCTTGGCGAAACGCGGCTACGACCTGATTTTGGTTGCTCGCCAACAAGCGCGTCTGGACGCCGTCGCCACCGGTATTCGCAGTGAAAGCGGGCGTGAAGTGGCGGTGGTCGTCGCGGATTTGAACGTGGCCGCTGACGTGCGTCGGGTTGAAGCGATTTTGAGCAGCGACGCGAGCATCACGCTGCTGGTAAACAACGCCGGGGTTGGCGCAACGTCCAGCGTGCTGGAGTCAGACGCCGACAAGATGGATGCGATGATCGGCCTAAACATTACCAGCCTCGCGCGTCTTGCCGGTGCTGCGGCCCGTGGGTTTGCGGCGCGTGGCACGGGAGCGTTGATCAACATTGCCTCAATCGTAGCGGTCGCTCCCGAAATTCTGAACGGCGTGTACGGCGGCTCCAAAGCGTTCGTGTTGGCCTTCAGCCAATCGCTGCACCACGAACTCAAAGACAAGGGCGTTCAGGTTCAAGTGGTGTTGCCTGGCGCGACGCGTACCGAATTCTGGGACGTTGCCGGTTTGCCGGCCGAGCATCTGCCGCAGAACATCGTCATGGACGCCCAAGACATGGTCGATGCTGCTCTGGCCGGGTTTGATCAAGGTGAACTGGTGACGATTCCTTCGCTGCCGAATGCCGCTGATTGGCAGGCTTACGAGGAAGCCCGCCAACACTTGGTGCCAAACCTGTCACTGAGCGAACCCGCGCCACGCTTCAATGTGGACCGTGCTGGCCGCAACTGATTCCGACCCTTCACACCCACAGCGTCAACCAGGTCGAGGCCAGCAACAGCAGGGCCATGGCCTGGTTGAAACGCTGCATGCTGCGGGCGGATGTGCAGAGTTTCGCGGCGCTGGCGCCTAGATAGGCCCACGCGCTCATGCAGGGCATGGAAATCAGGAAAAACGCCAGCGACAGGTCGATCACTCGTGTCGTTCGATCCGCGTCGGTGCTGGCGAATACGCTGACCACCGCCAGCGCCATCATCCAGGTTTTGGGGTTGATCAACTGTAAGCTGGCGCCGCCGAACATGCCCAAGCTCGGGCCTTTTGGCTGGCTGGAGTGGGCCGCGCCTTGAGATTCAACGGCGGCTGCCGGGCTGCTGAAAATCTGCCATGCCAGGTACGTCAACCACCCGATACCTGTCCAGGACAGAGCGGTTTGCACGCCATGATAGCGTCCCAACACGTCACCCAGTCCCATGCCCACGAGCAGCACGATCATGGCCGCGCCGGCGCAAGCGCCAAACACAATGGGCAAAACGGCGAGCATGCCGTATCGCGAGCTGGTGGTCAGTACCAGAATGTTGGTAGGGCCGGGGGTGATGGACGCGACGAAGGCAAACAGCATAAAAGGCAAAAAGGGGTTCATGGGGCGCTCGGTAATGATTGATCGTGGTGCGATCATTACCGTCCTTGACGCCTCAGTCTGGAAGATTTGAGCAGCGTTTTCGGTAGTCGGCCGGGGTCATGCGGTAGGCCCGCTGAAACCAGCGGCCAAGGTGGCTTTGATCCGCAAACCCGAGGGCGGCGGCGACCTCCACCGGTGATTGACCGGCTGCCAGCAACCGCCGAGCCTTGGCTAGACGTAGCTGGACCAGGTACGCGTGAGGCGCCAATCCGAACGCCGCTTTAAACGCTCGGGTCAGGCGAAAGCGGTCTACGCCGGACACCCGAGCCAAGTCGTCCAGACCGATGTCTTGATCCATGTGGCTGTGCAGGTATTCCCGCGTTTTGTGGGCGACCAGCGGCATACGCGGGTCGGGGGACAGTTGCGAGCGCCAGCGCAAATGGCTGGTCAGGCTGGCGATCAAGGTATCGAGTGCGGTCTGGCGCACGATGCGCATTTCATGGCTGTGCAGGCTTTGGAACGCATTGGCGGTGGCGATGGCCAGGCGCGGATCGTCCGCCAACGTGGCGGCAAAGCTCACTTGGCTGTGTTCAGGCGTGTCTTCGAACAGCGAGCGCAACTCGCGGTCCAGCCATTGTGGGTCCAGGTACAAGGTTCGGTAGGTGAAACCTTCCGGTGCGGGGGCATCGCCGTCGTGTACTTCCCCAGGCTCCAGCAAAAACACCCGGCCCGGCGTACTCAAATGCCGCTGCCGTCGGCAGTTGAATTGCTGAACGCCTTGTTCTGTGACGCCTACCAGATAACTGTCATGCCAATGAGGATCGTAGGCATGCCCCTCAAAATGAGCGCGAATAGTCTCGATCCCTGACTCTGCGTCCTGCTTCAAATCGATCCAGTTACGCGGCGTCATGGCGCTAACTCCTTCTTCGAAATGCCCCGTTCTTGTAGGAGCCAACGGTCTACTCGTTTGGGGGTGCCTGCACCACCGTAGCGCGTAGCCGGATAGCGTGTCTGGAACATTTGTGCACTTACCGACAAAGAGTGCCTCAACAACGACGCAGGTGTTTCAAATAAATAAAAGTCGCGGCTAGAATTCATCACGGGTGGCGCACCACTTGAGCAGGGGGCGCGCCGCATTGAAAATCTCTTTCAGCGCCGGCGCTGCCTGCTCGGTTTGATCACTCATGGAATCGGTCATTCTCGACGTTGATGGTGTGGGTGCCGCAACTTCGCGCGGCAATTGTTATCAAACCCCTGTCGTTACGCTTTCGAACAGCAGGTAGGTGATGAAGATTAAGCGATGTACCGCAAAGTTGATGCTGAGCGCGCTATTAGGAATCGGCATGGTGGCTTTGGCTCATGCCGGTGCCAATGCCCCGACCGTCACGGACAACCGCAACAACAATCCGTATAACAGCCCGATTCGCCGCGCCAACCCTAATAGCCGACAGGGCACCGAGTCGAGTATTCCGTCGAGCCGTGTCAGTCCGCAGACCAATCCTCGACCGCCGACTCTTGAAAATGGAGGCATCGGCAACGGCGCTCAACCGCGTCAGCCACCTTCCGAGGCGCCTTCGAGCCCCCCAAGCAGAGCCCTGAATAGATAGACGGCTGCGAAGCCGGGACAGCTCTGGGGTTTCATTAACACGGTTGATAGCCAGCAGCCGCAGACACTGTGGGAGTAGGCTTGCCTGCGAAGACGCCGATGATCAGCGCCGCTGATGTCGACCTGAAACCTGGGGGGCGCTTGCACTGACGCTTTCGTTGGCAAGCCAACTCCCACAGAAATCTGAAATCTGTGCCTTGCCCTATACGGCTCTGGGGTTTCATTAGCACGGTTGATAGCCAGCAGCCGCAGACACTGTGGGAGTAGGCTTGCCTGCGAAGACGCCCATGATCGCGCCGCTGATGTCGACCTGAAACCTGGGGCGCTTGCACTGACGCTTTCGTTGGCAAGCCTCCCACAGAGACTTTTGGCAGACACAGAATAGTAGGCACTGAAATCTGATCGTAGCTTTCGGCAGCGCCAAAATCCGTGGGACCGAATTCATTCGGGAAGGCTTCGGTCCTGACACGCTGCAATCTCAAAATCTCTTATCGAGAAAACCATAACCCATTGAAATATAGATATTTAAACGGTAGGAGCGCGCTTGCCCGCGATGGATCGCGAAGCGGTCCCGGAGTCGCTGATTTACGACTGCTGCGCAGCCGATCGCGAGCCCGCTCCTACAGTTTTTTCAGTAAACCGGGCACTGAATGCACCAGCGCGTTAATCGCGAAGCCGATGAACATTATCCCGCAGACACGAGTAATGGCTACTTCATGACGTACGTACACCGCTCGCACATGCCGGGCACCGACGATGGCGACGACGATGGCGTACGCTGCAATGCCGCCGATGAAACTGAGCAGAATCATCGCCGGCAGCATTGACCAATTCAGCAGCTCGGCGCGGCTGGAAATCAACGCGGTAAAAGTTGCCACTGCAACTGGATAGGCCTTTGGGTTGGTTAGGCCAAATGTCACGCCATGCCAAAAGGGCTGACGCGCAACGCTCTGGGGTTGATCGTTATGACTGCGTTTGGCACTCAAGGCGCGCAGGCCTAGCCAGAACAGGTAAAGTCCACTGAGCACCCCAAGTACATCGAACGCGGTACTGCCGATGACCCTGGCACCGACAATTGCGACCAGAGCGGTGCTGCACCAGACCACGTCGCCCAGCAAGTGCCCGCTAAGAAAGGCCGCCCCGGCGCGTCGTCCTTGCGCGGCGCCAATACCGAACACCGCTAATACGCCGGGACCTGGGGTGATGCCATAAATAAAGCCGGAGGCCAGTACCGCTAACAGCAGGGAAGGGGTCATGCCGATATTCCTTGAAAGGTCGCCGGGGAGTCTAATCCACACGGCACGGTCATACCCCTGTAGTCGCGGATTAATCGCGATTTACCGGATGCAGTGGATACACCCTTCTAGAACCATCATTTTTTCAACCGGAGAGCAGACGCATGAAAATCGGATTTGTCGGACTCGGCAACATGGGCCAGGCCATGGCCAGCAACCTGTTGAAAGGCGGTCACGAATTGTGGGTGTGGAACCGTTCGCCCGCACCGGTACAAAAGCTGGTTGAGCTAGGCGCCCATGCGGCAGCCGACGCGCAAAAGGCGTTTGAGGCGGACATCGTGTTCAGCATGCTCGCAGACGACCAAGCCTTGCGCGCGGTGCTGCTGGATTCAGGCCTGCTGAAAAACCTCAAGGCGCCGTTGATTCACGTCAACATGGCCACCATCGCCGTGGCGTTTGCCGAAGAGCTGGCCACTTTGCACCAGGCCCAAGGCGTGGCCTACATCGCCGCGCCGGTGATGGGTCGTCCCGATGTGGCCGCCAGCGCCAACCTGAATATTCTGGCGGCGGGTCCCGCGTCGGCCATCGAGCAGGTCCAACCGCTGTTCGATCTTATCGGGCGCAAAACCTGGCCCCTCGGTGAAAAAGCCGCCAGCGCCAACGTGATGAAACTCGCGGTCAATTTCATGCTGGCCTCGGCCATCGAGTCCATGGGGGAAGCGGCGGTGTTGGTGGGGGCGTACGGCATCGAGTCGGCAAAAATGATCGAGCTGATCTCCAGCAGCATTTTTCCCGGCCCGGTCTATCAGGGCTACGGCGCATTGATCGCTGAACGTCGTTACGAACCTGCTGCGTTCAAAGCGTCGTTGGGCCTTAAAGATGTCGGTCTGGCGTTGGCGGCGGCAGAGCGGGTTTCGGTTGCACTGCCCATGGCCGAGTTGGTCCACGAAAGCCTGCTGGATGCCCAGGCGCACGACGAAGGCCACATGGACCTTGCCGTGTTGGGGCAGGTTGCCGAGCGTCGTGCTAAACGCAATTGATCAGGTGTCCAAAGGCGCGCCGGCTTTTAGGCGCGCCTTGCAAACCACTAACGATTAACCACGAACTACAACGAGGCCGCAGACTTTCCTCGGCCATTGCTGACCTCGAACTGTCCCACCAGTTTTTGCAGTTTGTTTGCGTTGAGGCGCACGATTTCCGCGCTGTTCTGTAGTACCACGACGGTTTCGCGCATTTCCCCCGAGGCCAAGTCGACCCGTTTTATCGTCTTGCCATAATCCAGGCTGCGGTCGCTGAGCTGCTGGATGATATTAATCATGCTCTCTACTTCTTGATGCAATTGAGCATCTTGCGAAGAGGCTTCCTGGGTGGCGCGTAAGTGGTTGTCGACGTCCTGTACGCCGCTTTCCATAAACGCTACCGCTTGCTGGGTTTCGCTTTGCAGGCCCTCGACCATGTGTTTGATGTCGTCGGCAGCGCTGGCGGTACGGATTGCCAAGCTGCGCACTTCGTCGGCCACCACCGCAAAACCACGGCCATGCTCACCGGCTCGTGCGGCTTCAATGGCGGCGTTGAGCGCCAGCAAGTTGGTTTGATTGGTGATGTTGGTGATCAACCCGATGATGTTGCCGATTTGCGCCATCCGATTGTCAAGCGACTGCACGCTGGACGCTGAGCGCTCCACCACGTCGCGGATCGATTGGGTGCCGACACGGACTGCCTCGAACTGCTCGCGGGCGTGTCGAACAACCTCGTCCATGGCCCTTTTCATTTGCTCGGCGGTCAACGACGCTTGGTTGATTTCGCCCAGCTGACCCTCAACGATCAGCATCATGCGGTTCACTGCATCGGCCACTTCGCTGGAGGTGAAACCGGCCTCCTGGCTGCTGCCGAGCATCAGTTCGTTGGTTTTACCCATGCTCTGAGAGGCGTGGATCACTTGGCCCACTACCGCGTCCAAGTGATCAATAAAACTGTTGATCCAACGGCCCATGTCACCGGTTTCGTCATTGGCCATTTTGCCCGTATCCAACCGCTGGCGCAGGTTGCCTTCGCCTTCGGCAATGGTCCGAATCACGTCGGTCATTTCGCTCAACCGGACCGCCAGCCGTTTAGGCCCAAGCGATGAGAACAGCAGGCCGTCAGCGCCATGCTCAGGACTTGAATAATATCGATCGGTAATTGGTTCAGGCCGCTGTAATGCTGGACCAGGTAATTACAGGCGAACAAACCGCCCATGGTTGCCAGATAAGGCTTCATCAAGCCGTAGCTCAATGACCGGCGCCGGTAGACTTCCTCCAGGTCGGCCTCACACATCATGCCCCACTGGTCCAGTGAGCCGGGCATCTGAAAGGTCACGCCTTTGCCAATCACTGGAATGTGCCGGTAATCGGCATATCCGGGATAGGTGACAAACAGGTTGGAACCGGCGCGAATCGTCTCACGCACCCCAGGGTGCAGTTGTTGAGTTGCCGGATCGATGAAACGCAGTTCAAGTTCAGTATGACGCTGGATCTTCACCGACCCCCAGGCGGTGTTCACGCCGGACTTGAGGTTTTCGCCGTGGGTGAAGGCGTTGTCCTCGAAGCGCGAGCGGGACAGCGCGATACCCGGTTGCACACTGCGATCAAAGGTGGCTTTGACCATAAACAGGTAATTGTCGCCTGACTCCGGGTAAATATGCCCTGCTTCGCGCTGGATCAAATCCCCCAATACATCGTTCGGCACGCGTGCGCACAAACAGCCTACGGCCTTGCCGTTGAGCAGCAGCGGTTGATAGAACATCAAGGTGACTTCGTCATGGAACCGCGACGACGAGGCACCGATTTTCAACGTCAGCGGATCGATGTAGGGGCCATGCAGGAACGGTTTTTTTAGCCCTTCAGCCAATGCGAGTCCGTTTAAATCTTTGCTTTTGCAGTGCGCCGGGTACGTCGAGGCAATGACTTCGCCATGGATATCGACGACGAACAGCTCGGACAAGTCAGACGCCTGATTAAGCTTCTCCTTGAGCATCGCGCTGTCTATTCGGCTCAGATCACCCCCAATGTTGTTGCTCAACTCACCCAGGTGGTCCCAGTACTCCTGCGCCCAGTGCTGGAGCAATTTCATCCGGGTTTGAGCAATGGACTCGAACGTGCTTTCTATCACCGGATAGAGCGCTCTGTTCAAGCGGCACGAACGAAGCATGGCCAGTTTTCCGGTGTTACCAAACCAGGGTAACCATCGCTTTTCGGTGGAAGAAAGCTGCATAGATTCACTGCGTAATGTCATGCCGTACTCCTTAAAACAGCGGCATTGGGGATTCCCCACCTATGCAAGAAATGCGCCAGATTGTGGCATTCATACTCAGAAGGCTTCTGCGATATGGCTTACAAGTGATAAATCTGTCGCATATGAGGAAATAGATGTCGCCATTGATGCCCCGTAAACGCGCGCTTCCTGATATCCGCGTACCTGATATCGGGCGCTGTGGATTATTTAGGGAGTTCCTGACCCAATGCATGGGTGGTGTTTTCCTGCGCCACTTTTCGCAATGCCACGCTTTCCCACGTCGCCACGATGAGCAAAATACCGGTGGTCAGCGAGCCCAGTGCCAGCGCTGATAACCACTGGGCGAATGCAAACGGCGCAAGGACTACCAGCAGCAATAAGCCGATCAAATGCGACAGCGGAAGGATGATTCGCGAGGCGGTGACCATCTTGAACAGCGCCGTACCCAGCAGGTAAAGCGCCGGCCCGGCAAGGATGGCGCTGATGCCGGGGCCGGTGGCGTGGTCGGTGTGCATCAGCACCAATTCATCGGCCACCGCGCTGGCGATGATTCCGGCAATGATTAACGCGTGCAGGTAGGTGTACGCCACACGCGCTTCGCGGCCGGGGTCCTCGGAGTTAGCGATGCGATGGAGGGCGCGCTCAGCGCCGCTGTCGAAATACACCCACCACATGGCGACACTGCCGAGCACCGCGACCAGAAACGCGATCACCGTACTCAGTGTCAGCTCCAGTTGACCAAAGGTAGCACCCGTGACCAGCAGCGACTCACCCAACGCAATGATCACGAACAATGCGCAGCGTTCGGCCATGTGATTGCCTTCGATGTTCCAGTCATCCAGGCTCGAACGCCCCAGCCCAGGCACCCAGAAATAGACCGAGGGTGAAATCAGCTCGATCACCAACGCCACCCCCCAGAGTCCGATGCGCAGGCCATCGTCGAGCAGGCCTCCGCCAATCCAGAACACCCCGGCGCACAGCAGCCACACCAATATCCGTTGAAAATTGCGGGTCATGTTCAGCGGTTCATGACGCACTGCCCAGATCGCGAAGGAGGTTCGCCCCACCTGCATAGCGACGTAGGCGAAGGCAAACATCGGTCCGCGATCAGTAAATGCATTGGGTATCGACACCGACAACAGCAACCCGGCCAACATCAAGGCGAACAGCGCCAGGCGCACGGGGATGCGTTCCGGGTCGAGCCAGTTGGTGATCCACGAGGTAAAAATCCACACCCACCACACCGCCAGAAGCAGCATCGTCACCTGCAGCGCGCCTTGCACTGTGAGGTTGGCGAGCAGCGAGTGGGACAGTTGGGTGACGGCAAAAACAAATACCAGATCGAAAAACAATTCAATCATGCCGACCTTGCCACTGTCGTGACTGCCACGGCTACGCAGTAGAGATGAAGGACTCATGTAGGGCGGCTCGGAGGTCGGTGGGCTGATGTGCAACTTCAAGCAGTCAGCTTAGGGTGTAACCAGCAGACTCGCCTGCGCAGCTGTTGGTTCAGCCGTTGCTTGCTCGGCGCCGGGTGCGCTTTGCTATGCTTGGCGTCTGCGTCCGGGCGATCACTGCCCCGTGACAGGTTCAAGCACCTCGTTTCGGATTTTTCATGACTGCCATTCAGCAACCTCGCACCCAGTCGCTGTCCAGGGCTGACTACAAAACCCTGGGCCTGGCGGCGCTGGGCGGCGCGTTGGAAATCTATGACTTCATCATTTTTGTGTTCTTCGCAC
This window contains:
- a CDS encoding methyl-accepting chemotaxis protein, which translates into the protein MTDVIRTIAEGEGNLRQRLDTGKMANDETGDMGRWINSFIDHLDAVVGQVIHASQSMGKTNELMLGSSQEAGFTSSEVADAVNRMMLIVEGQLGEINQASLTAEQMKRAMDEVVRHAREQFEAVRVGTQSIRDVVERSASSVQSLDNRMAQIGNIIGLITNITNQTNLLALNAAIEAARAGEHGRGFAVVADEVRSLAIRTASAADDIKHMVEGLQSETQQAVAFMESGVQDVDNHLRATQEASSQDAQLHQEVESMINIIQQLSDRSLDYGKTIKRVDLASGEMRETVVVLQNSAEIVRLNANKLQKLVGQFEVSNGRGKSAASL
- a CDS encoding SDR family oxidoreductase; the protein is MTTQPNHSKKGTALITGASTGIGAIYADRLAKRGYDLILVARQQARLDAVATGIRSESGREVAVVVADLNVAADVRRVEAILSSDASITLLVNNAGVGATSSVLESDADKMDAMIGLNITSLARLAGAAARGFAARGTGALINIASIVAVAPEILNGVYGGSKAFVLAFSQSLHHELKDKGVQVQVVLPGATRTEFWDVAGLPAEHLPQNIVMDAQDMVDAALAGFDQGELVTIPSLPNAADWQAYEEARQHLVPNLSLSEPAPRFNVDRAGRN
- a CDS encoding LysE family translocator; its protein translation is MTPSLLLAVLASGFIYGITPGPGVLAVFGIGAAQGRRAGAAFLSGHLLGDVVWCSTALVAIVGARVIGSTAFDVLGVLSGLYLFWLGLRALSAKRSHNDQPQSVARQPFWHGVTFGLTNPKAYPVAVATFTALISSRAELLNWSMLPAMILLSFIGGIAAYAIVVAIVGARHVRAVYVRHEVAITRVCGIMFIGFAINALVHSVPGLLKKL
- a CDS encoding GlxA family transcriptional regulator, translating into METSHGQRIGIILYPGFQALGLSVATVFEFANIATGEPTYEVTLLSENGGPVPTSSGYGVDSQAFDEKRFDTLIVLGDNVAAPVSARVIDYLREAGPHTRRMSAVCTGAFVLAEAGLLDGRRATTHWFHARALQQAYPNVKMEEDRIFIVDGPIWTSAGASAGVDLALAMVESDLGAQTARAIARNLVVYHRRAGGQSQFSVMLDLEPKSDRIQTALVYAKQNLKSELSVEELAGAAHLSPRHFSRVFQAETGQSPAKAIERLRVESARLMIEGGRHAIDVVAQDSGFGDPERMRRAFIRAFGHPPRTVQRIQGL
- a CDS encoding low temperature requirement protein A, with the translated sequence MSPSSLLRSRGSHDSGKVGMIELFFDLVFVFAVTQLSHSLLANLTVQGALQVTMLLLAVWWVWIFTSWITNWLDPERIPVRLALFALMLAGLLLSVSIPNAFTDRGPMFAFAYVAMQVGRTSFAIWAVRHEPLNMTRNFQRILVWLLCAGVFWIGGGLLDDGLRIGLWGVALVIELISPSVYFWVPGLGRSSLDDWNIEGNHMAERCALFVIIALGESLLVTGATFGQLELTLSTVIAFLVAVLGSVAMWWVYFDSGAERALHRIANSEDPGREARVAYTYLHALIIAGIIASAVADELVLMHTDHATGPGISAILAGPALYLLGTALFKMVTASRIILPLSHLIGLLLLVVLAPFAFAQWLSALALGSLTTGILLIVATWESVALRKVAQENTTHALGQELPK
- a CDS encoding PAS domain-containing sensor histidine kinase, which produces MSDKFGPLPDSDSLWDTAACGLLLTTTAGSIVRVNTTFCGWVGFSQDELLGRRFQELLSMGGRIFHQTHWAPLLQMQGSVAEVKLDLVHKSGHSIPMMLNALRRQHLEGIFHELAIFVAEDRNRYERELLAARKLAEERLLQQLEAQQALSVAQKRLRLAHADAEIRATFAEQMVGIVSHDLRNPLTAIKMAAGLLECNEGDEKRIRLLGHINQSADRAQRLIADLLDFTQARVGRGIVVKPQVIDLHAVVASCVEELAIAFPQRVLSHQHDGQGPCVADGDRLYQAIGNLVANAMTYGDADGIVAITSTVETDRLLITVHNRGAPIPPRLLGNLFEPMIRGTNGGDDVRSVGLGLFIVREIARAHQGDVRVVSTLEAGTTFTINLPQAPA
- a CDS encoding AraC family transcriptional regulator; its protein translation is MTPRNWIDLKQDAESGIETIRAHFEGHAYDPHWHDSYLVGVTEQGVQQFNCRRQRHLSTPGRVFLLEPGEVHDGDAPAPEGFTYRTLYLDPQWLDRELRSLFEDTPEHSQVSFAATLADDPRLAIATANAFQSLHSHEMRIVRQTALDTLIASLTSHLRWRSQLSPDPRMPLVAHKTREYLHSHMDQDIGLDDLARVSGVDRFRLTRAFKAAFGLAPHAYLVQLRLAKARRLLAAGQSPVEVAAALGFADQSHLGRWFQRAYRMTPADYRKRCSNLPD
- a CDS encoding LysE family translocator, with product MNPFLPFMLFAFVASITPGPTNILVLTTSSRYGMLAVLPIVFGACAGAAMIVLLVGMGLGDVLGRYHGVQTALSWTGIGWLTYLAWQIFSSPAAAVESQGAAHSSQPKGPSLGMFGGASLQLINPKTWMMALAVVSVFASTDADRTTRVIDLSLAFFLISMPCMSAWAYLGASAAKLCTSARSMQRFNQAMALLLLASTWLTLWV